Sequence from the Cuculus canorus isolate bCucCan1 chromosome 24, bCucCan1.pri, whole genome shotgun sequence genome:
GGGCATCAGCTCTGCCTTTGGGCTGGAGCTCAGCACACCTGAACCTCCTGCCTGCAGGTTTTGCCTTAGTCCAGTCCAAAACACCACCCGCAGAAGGGCTGTTTTCTGCCCGGCTCATGGGAACGGGGCTGAAACACCACAGAGAAagcatcctcccttccccatTCCCTGCGAACCCTCCCGGGAGAGGGGCTCCATGGGTGCAGGCTGCAAAGAGCTTCAATCTCATCCGCTTTCAGGCTTCCTCGTCcttttgctcagctgctttcatGGACCCTGAGATCCCTCACAACCCTGGAAAATCCAGCACACAATCTCcacctgcctcagtttccccagatGCAAATAAGTTTTGCTCTTGGTGGCTGTGGCCATCACCTTGGGATGTCCAAAGGACCACAGACCCCTCCAGCCTACCCAACACATCGCTCGGGACATCCTGTGCCGAGGGCCGGGCCACTGTCCCTCTTACCAAGTTGAAGATGAGCCCTCGGGCGTGCGGAGCAGGCAAAGCCggtgccaggagcagcaggaccaggaacAGGCAGAGGGGCAGCTCGTTGGCCATGGTGGGCTCGCTAATGTCTTCTCCTTGGGGCCAGCGGGTGCTTTATAGCGGGCACCTCCGTCAGCTGAAGTGGCTCCTCCTATCACACCCCAACTCGTGGCATTGGGGCAGCGCCACGTCGCCCTGCCCGGGGCTGGAAAACAGCGATGCCAAGCGGTGCCATGATGGGAACGTCTCGGGGTGTCCCCAGGTGACCGTCCTCCACCAGCAAGGCCAATCTGCCCTttggcagctcctccagccaaAGTCAACGTGAAGTAAGAGTGCTTCTATCCTTCACCGGACAAGATTTCCagtcctctctcctctccttccctctgacCTCCAAGAAGCCGAGGTTCTCCAAGACTGGCTGATGGGTTCATGGGCAATCACGAGATGACACTGTGGGAAAGCAGCCACCCCCAGATCCTCTATCGGTTGAACATGATGATCGCAGGTGCCAAGAAACCTTCTTGAGAAAACCCAAAGCAAGGCAGGAGTGAGCACTCCCTCCCGCCAGCGTCCTGCCCGCCCCGATCGGTGCTCTGGAGCCCACTGAGGTCCCCCATCCCATGGGTCACCATTGCACCCTGCCCTGCCAGGTGTTTGCTCGCAGCGTTCCACgctcaggaaaggaaaacagcccTGGGAATGGCACAGCTTTTCACACCGGCGTTGGCCCGGCTGCTCCGGCAATGATTAACCTCTGGGCAGGTGACACTGGGGCTGGCGCTGGCCGTGGGTTGGCTGGTGACCTGGCATGTGGTATATGGACCCTCCGGCAGGAGCTGAGCCTCTGTAGTCCCTCGGGAAGATGTGGCTCCTGGAGAAAGTCCCAAGGTGGCCAAAAGTGGTGGGTTTTGCACTTGGGTGACAGCAACCCCACagagctccaggcttgggggaGAGCGGCTGCAAAGCTGCCcggtggaaaagaccttggggtgttggttgataacgactgaacacgagccagcagcagcccaggtggtcaagagggccaccagcatcctggcttggatcagccatggggtggccagcaggagcggGGAAGGGATCGACCCCtggactcggtgctggtgaggctgaaCCTCAAATCcagggttcagttttgggcccctcaatccaagaaggacattgaagggctggaaCGTGtatggagaagggaacagagctgtgaagggtctggagaacagggattctgggagcagcagagggccctgggactgtttagcctggagaagaggaggctgaggggagacctcatcgctctctgcagctcctggagaggagatTGGAGCCAGGcgggtgttgggctcttctcccatgtaacaagggacaggatgaaAGCAAACATGCTGAAATTGCActaggagaggtttagattggatattaggaaaagattcttcagtGAAggagcggtgaagccctggcagaggctgcccagggcagtggtggattctccatccatggaggggttcagaaaccATGTGGTCGTTGGATTTGTGGACACGGTTTAGCAGGGATGGTcaggttgggctgatggttggactggatgagcttagagggcttttccaatctcaattctatggttctaagcCCACCGCGTTACActgtgctctctgcagctcctggaaaggaggttgtggtgaggtgggtgttgggctcttctcccaagccacaggggatgggatgagaggaaatggcctcaagttgcaccaggggagggttagactGGATATTCAGTTTTGTGCTCATCTCAGGGGCACATCCTGGGGACACACGGTGCATCCCAGGGGGGACAAAGTCATCCCAAGGGCACATCCTGGGAGCATAGCCCGGCAAAACAGGGTCTGTCCCAGGGGTATATCCCAGGGGTATATCCCAGGGACATAGGAAAGACCCCAGGGACACATCCCAGGGGTGCAGGGCACACCCCAAGGGCTCATCCTACGGACACGTCCCAGGGACACAGTGTGCATCCTGGGAGCATCCCAGAGCCATATCCTAGGGACACGGAGCGCATCCCAGAGGCACATCCCGGGGGTGCAGGGCACATTCCAAGGGCTCATCCCGAGAGCATCTCAGGAGCATTCCAGAGCCGTATCGCGGGGATACAGGGCGCATCCTTCATCCCAGTGGTGTATCCCGGGGATAGAGGGTACATCCTTCATCCCAGAGCCGTATCCCGGGGACGCAAGACGCATCTCGGGAGCATTCCAGAGGAGTTTCCCGGGGATATAGGGCGCGTCCTAGAGGCGCATCCCGGGGGTGCAGGGCACATTCCCAAGGGCTCATCCCGAGAGCATCCCAGAGCCGATTCCCGGGGATACAGGGCGCATCCTTCATCCCAGAGCCATATCCCGGGGATATAGGGCGCATCCCAGGAGCATCCCAGAGCTGTATCTCGGGGATAGAGGGCATATCCTTCATCCCAGAGCCATATCCCGGGGACACAGGGCTCATCTTTCATCCCAGAGCCATATCCCGGGGACACAGGGCTCATTCTTCATCCCAGAGCCATATCCCGGGGATACAGGGTGCATCCTTCATCCCAGAGCCATATCCCGGGGACAGAGAGTGCATCCTTCATCCCAGAGCCGTATCCCGGGGACACAGGGCTCATCCCAGGAGCATCCCAGAGCTGTATCCCGGGGTCGCAGGTGCATCCCGGGTCAGACCCCATTCCCCCCGCTCGGAGGGGGCTCTCTCTGCCCAAGGGCGGTCCTTtccccccccgcagcccccccctCCCGCCGGGGCGGGGCcccccggtgccggtgccggtgcccccGCCATGCCCAAGCTGCTGCCGGCGCAGGAGGCGGCTCGGATCTACCACACCAACTATGTGAGGAACGCACGGGCCATGGGGGTGCTCTGGGCTCTCTTCAccctctgcttctccatcctGATGGTGGTGACCTTCATCCAGCCCTACTGGATCGGCGACAGCATCGACACGCCGCAAGCCGGTTACTTCGGCCTCTTCTCCTACTGCATCGGCAACGCGCTCACCGGAGAGCTCATCTGCAAAGGCAGCCCCCTCGACTTCGGCACCATCCCTTCCAGCGCCTTCAAAACTGCCATGTTCTTCGTCGGCATCTCCACCTTCCTCATCATCGGCTCCATCCTCTgcttcagcctcttcttcttctgcaaCGCAGCCACCGTCTATAAAGTCTGCGCTTGGATGCAGCTGGCGGCAGGtgagcggggctgggggtgatgcTCGGGGGCTGCCGCTGGTCCAaccacagctgcttttccctccctgccctccccttgGCTCTTCCTGGGGGAGTCTGGCCGGGAAAAGGACACCAGCACAACCCTCATaccccatttcctcccctttaGTGGTTACCAGGAGGGATTTTACAGTGTCAGAGTAATTGAGATCAAACAGTCTCGCTGTGCGTTGGGGGATGCTCTTCACCGCGTGCAAAACCAACAGCCCAACACAGCCCCTTCCCGCTTACCTGGGCTCTCTCCTCCAGCCATCGCCCCACGGGTCGCGGCTTCAGAGCATCAGAGCACCAAACGCTGCAGGGGATCCTGCAGGAATTAATGAGGGATAATGTTTCCTGGGTTATTTGGTGCCTGTGGTACCTCCTGCGGCAACCGGTGACTCCCTCAGAGAACGACAGACAGGGGGAGGTGGAACGGGAGGAGGAGACTCACCATAGGGTTTGATATCATCACCCACGTTTTCCTACTCTTCTGCTCATCCCTCTGCTCATTCCTGCGCATCCCCAGCctttcccatccctccctcAATGCAACGAGACACCTGAGGCACCTGTAAttc
This genomic interval carries:
- the CLPS gene encoding colipase isoform X1, with translation MAGGESPGAAESDEVSPQPPLLQAKQSQGPLLLPESLFSRPFTALFPSPYTFQPFNVLLGLRGPKLNPGFEVQPHQHRVQGSIPSPLLLATPWLIQARMLVALLTTWAAAGSCSVVINQHPKVFSTGQLCSRSPPSLELCGVAVTQVQNPPLLATLGLSPGATSSRGTTEAQLLPEGPYTTCQVTSQPTASASPSVTCPEVNHCRSSRANAGVKSCAIPRAVFLS
- the LHFPL5 gene encoding LHFPL tetraspan subfamily member 5 protein yields the protein MPKLLPAQEAARIYHTNYVRNARAMGVLWALFTLCFSILMVVTFIQPYWIGDSIDTPQAGYFGLFSYCIGNALTGELICKGSPLDFGTIPSSAFKTAMFFVGISTFLIIGSILCFSLFFFCNAATVYKVCAWMQLAAATGLMIGCLIYPDGWDSSEVKRMCGDKTDKYTLGACTVRWAYILCIIGILDALILSFLAFVLGNRQDNLLPSDFKVESKEEEGND